A section of the Sceloporus undulatus isolate JIND9_A2432 ecotype Alabama chromosome 3, SceUnd_v1.1, whole genome shotgun sequence genome encodes:
- the LOC121924753 gene encoding olfactory receptor 51E2-like has translation MLPLRSAMTLTNGTCGLRPSSFTLQGLPGLEDAHFWLAFPLCAMYLVAIVGNATILLVVKTEPTLHAPMYLFLCMLAAVDLALATCTMPKILSLFWSDDREIGYEACLLQMFFIHSLSGIESTILLAMAVDRYVAICRPLQYSATLTRSVTAKVGLVAVARGVAFFLPLPLLVDRLPFCGPTVLTHSYCLHQDVMNLACEDTMPNVVYGLVAIFLVMGLDSLLIFLSYVMIIKAVLQLRSREERFRAAGACVAHVCIVLAFYVPLIGLSVVHRFGRELPPMVQITMSNVYLLLPPVLNPIIYGARTKEIRRRALKMVRVRRDPEPH, from the coding sequence ATGCTGCCCCTCAGGTCGGCCATGACGCTCACGAATGGGACCTGTGGCCTCCGACCCTCTTCGTTCACGCTGCAAGGCCTGCCCGGCTTGGAGGATGCCCATTTCTGGCTGGCGTTCCCCCTGTGCGCCATGTACTTGGTCGCCATAGTGGGCAATGCCACCATCTTGTTGGTGGTGAAGACGGAGCCCACTCTCCACGCGCCCATGTACCTCTTCCTCTGCATGCTGGCCGCCGTGGACCTGGCGCTGGCCACTTGCACGATGCCCAAGATCCTCTCCCTCTTCTGGTCGGACGACCGGGAGATTGGCTACGAAGCCTgcctcctccagatgttcttcatCCACTCCCTGTCGGGCATCGAGTCCACCATCCTCCTGGCCATGGCTGTGGACCGCTACGTGGCCATCTGCCGCCCCCTCCAGTATTCGGCCACCCTCACCCGCTCGGTGACGGCCAAAGTGGGCTTGGTGGCCGTGGCAAGAGGGGTGGCCTTCTTCCTGCCCTTGCCCCTGCTGGTTGACCGCCTGCCCTTCTGCGGCCCCACCGTCCTCACCCACTCCTACTGTCTCCACCAGGATGTGATGAACCTGGCCTGTGAGGACACCATGCCCAACGTGGTCTATGGCCTGGTGGCCATCTTCCTGGTCATGGGCCTGGACTCTCTGCTCATCTTCCTCTCCTATGTGATGATCATCAAGGCTGTCCTGCAACTGAGGTCCCGGGAGGAACGCTTCAGGGCCGCCGGGGCATGCGTGGCCCATGTCTGCATCGTCCTGGCCTTCTACGTGCCCCTCATTGGGCTCTCCGTGGTCCACCGGTTTGGGAGGGAGCTTCCTCCCATGGTGCAGATCACCATGAGCAACGTCTACCTCCTGTTGCCTCCTGTGCTCAACCCCATCATCTATGGGGCCCGGACGAAAGAAATACGGAGGCGAGCGCTGAAGATGGTGAGGGTGCGGCGGGACCCGGAGCCACATTGA
- the LOC121926930 gene encoding hemoglobin subunit beta-1-like: protein MVHWTAEEKQLITSHWSKIDVAQMGGDVLACMMVVYPWTQRFFPDFGNLSSPAAICSNAKVRAHGKKVLMSFAEAIKNMDNIKETFAKLSELHCVKLHVDPVNFKLLGDVLMTLLAAHFGKDFTPACHAAFQKLAGAVAHALARQYR from the exons ATGGTGCACTGGACCGCCGAAGAGAAACAGCTCATCACTTCACACTGGAGCAAAATCGATGTCGCCCAAATGGGTGGCGATGTCTTAGCCTG CATGATGGTGGTGTACCCCTGGACCCAGAGGTTCTTTCCTGACTTCGGGAACCTCTCCAGCCCCGCCGCCATCTGTAGCAACGCCAAGGTCAGGGCGCATGGCAAGAAGGTGTTAATGTCCTTTGCAGAAGCCATCAAGAACATGGACAACATCAAGGAGACCTTTGCCAAGCTGAGTGAACTGCATTGTGTCAAGCTCCACGTGGACCCCGTGAACTTTAAG ctcctgGGTGACGTCCTTATGACCCTCCTGGCAGCCCACTTTGGGAAGGACTTCACTCCGGCCTGCCACGCTGCCTTCCAGAAGCTTGCGGGGGCCGTGGCCCATGCCCTGGCCCGCCAGTACCGTTGA